The stretch of DNA GCACGGCTCTCGTCGCGCGACACGATGCGGGCGACCTTCTTCACCATGGACGAGAACAGCGGAAACAGCAGGCGAACCTCCTGGTCGGCCGCGACGTTGGGGAAGTCAGGGAAATCCTCGGGGCTGAGCGTCTTCACGTCGTAGCTGATGGTGTCGCACGTGATGGACGCCGAATCGCCGGCGTCGGCGATGTGCACCGCGGCGTCGGGAAGGTTCTTCACGATGTCGAGCAGAAGCTTGCCGAGAAACACCGTGCGACCCTCTTCCTCCACGAGCGCCGGCAACGTGTACTTGATGGATTTCACCAGGTCGGTCGATTGCAGGATCAGCGAATCGCCTGCCGCCTCGGCGAAGATGCCGCCGGCGAGCACCGGCAGCGTCGACGACGCCGAAACGCCTTTCAACACGACGGAAAGGGCGGTTTGCAACTCGGTGCGATTGATGCTGAACTTCACGGCGCCACCTTCTTCGAGGAATCGGACAGTGCAGCCTATTATAGTGTCCCGCCGCGAACATGAGCGGAGTTTTCCGGCAGGTCCACGCTCAAACTAGCTTTCGGCCGCAAGCCATGGGACGGCGGGTTCGGCGGCAAGGGCTCCGCCTCGATGCGTCGTCGACCTGAGCCAAGGTCTCAGGTCTCCTTTGGCTTAACCTCGGCTACGCCCGTGGGGCCGCCAGGCACCCGGCCTTGCCGCTCCAGGCCCTCGTCTCGTGCAGAAGCACGCTTCCTCGGTCCTTCACGGCAACTCCGGGCACCTGGAGGCCCCACGGACCAGCGGTGCCGCCACGACGGAAGCGCCGTCCCACGACCCACGCGACAAACTCCGAACATCCCCGAATATACAGGGTTGATTGTGGAAAAAGTGGAAAACGATGAATTCGGTGGAATACCGCTGTATAAGGCCAGTTCAACTGCAGTTTTCGGAGTTTTCCACACTCTTGCCTTCCCAGAGTTTTCAACGAGCTTCGTCCAGGGCTTTCCCATCTTGTTCGATGTTTTCCACAATTTGGGGAAAACTCGCCGAAAACTCTGGAAAACCCGACGTAGAAGCGGTGGAAAGCTTGTTCGGTCTGTGAGTTTTCCACAATATTCCCTTCCGTTGGCCCAGTTCGATCCACATTCGGTGGATGAAATGTTTAGAATGTCGTGGATGAAAACCGAAACATCGGACCGAAAACCCTTTCGAGATGCGGTGGAAAACCCCATGAACGAACCAGAAACGCAGCATGGCGCAAGCCAGCACCCCGCAGACGACGCCGCGCCCTACGACTACACCTACGTGTCGTCGGTCGCCCGCATCGCCTGCTACGACGACCTGATGAGCGCGCCGCGCATCACCGAGATCCAACCCGCGCCCACGGCCGACTTCATCAACGCGCTGTCCTCGGCCATCTACGAGCAGGCGCACCAGTGGGACAGCCACATTCCCTACACGGTCATTCGCGAGGTGGCGGAAAACTACATCCACGCGCGGTTCACCGAGATGATCGTGTCCATCCTCGACCACGGCAACACCATCCGCTTCGCCGACCAGGGGCCGGGCATCCCGTTCAAGGACCGCGTGCAGATGCCGGGGTTCTCGTCGGCCACCGAGCCGATGAAGCGCTACATCCGCGGCGTGGGGTCGGGACTGCCCATGGTGAAGGAGTATCTGGAGTTCAACCACGGCACCATCACCATCGAAGACAACCTGGGCACCGGCGCGGTCGTCACCATCGGATTCGACCGGGAAGGGGCGGCCGGGGAAACGCAGCAGCAGGCGGAAGCCGACGCGCGCGACGCCCTGGAACGCGAGGGACAGGGGTCCTTTGCCGACGCGCAGCAGCAAGCCTCCCAGCCGGCCTACCAGCAGGTATATCCGGGAGCGGGCGGGCAAGATTTTGTGCAGCCGCACTATTTTGCGGCGCAGCAGGTCGAGCAGCAGGCACACCCACAGCAGGCGCAGCCGTTCGCGGGGCAGCAGGCATACGCGCCGCAGCAGCTCGGACAGCCTGCAGCCTACCCCGCGCAGCAGGCCCAGCCGTTCGCAGCGCAACCGCAGTTCGCGGCGCAGCAGCAGGCGTTCGTCCAGCAGCAGGCCGCAGCAGGGCAGCTCGCGGCGCAGCAGCAGTTCGGACAACAGGCCGCCGCAGGGCAGCAGTTCGGGCAAACGCCCGCCGATCCCGCGTCG from Xiamenia xianingshaonis encodes:
- a CDS encoding ATP-binding protein; translated protein: MNEPETQHGASQHPADDAAPYDYTYVSSVARIACYDDLMSAPRITEIQPAPTADFINALSSAIYEQAHQWDSHIPYTVIREVAENYIHARFTEMIVSILDHGNTIRFADQGPGIPFKDRVQMPGFSSATEPMKRYIRGVGSGLPMVKEYLEFNHGTITIEDNLGTGAVVTIGFDREGAAGETQQQAEADARDALEREGQGSFADAQQQASQPAYQQVYPGAGGQDFVQPHYFAAQQVEQQAHPQQAQPFAGQQAYAPQQLGQPAAYPAQQAQPFAAQPQFAAQQQAFVQQQAAAGQLAAQQQFGQQAAAGQQFGQTPADPASNLQGIVADLAQREREVLPLFQPGDPLRVTDVVNLSGLSPSTISNVFTKLEKKGLLQRVGKDKREVTSLGAQVSSVLQSLPNQAQ